A single Entelurus aequoreus isolate RoL-2023_Sb linkage group LG11, RoL_Eaeq_v1.1, whole genome shotgun sequence DNA region contains:
- the cnr2 gene encoding cannabinoid receptor 2 — MEATPRGVEENMSALTVNSESCENLECYMVLLDAEKMAIGSICFLAGPVTLLENALILGVIAATASLRHRPSYLFIGNLALADVFASCFFTTSFLDFHLFRHSDGPTAYLFKLGGVTMAFTNSVGSLLLTALDRYLCIHRPCGYKVLLTRRRALLGLLVLWSTTVFISSLPLMGWTCPTGLALPCSRLFPYISRGYLACWTGFILVLLALILGAYVLILWKAHRHEASMTVLHAGHARMRMDIRLARTFGLILLTLVGCWLPALSFMLADVAVVLTHTQQRAFAFCSTLCLLNSAVNPLLYALRCRELRLALLHLLEVLGEATKCKKSNPRHPPREDNNCASHCDVDLPRSSHFCTVLEMLDKQ, encoded by the exons ATGGAGGCAACGCCACGAGGAGTGGAAGAGAACATGTCGGCTCTGACGG TCAACAGTGAGTCATGCGAGAACCTGGAGTGCTACATGGTCCTGCTGGATGCGGAGAAGATGGCCATTGGCTCCATCTGCTTCCTGGCGGGCCCCGTCACGCTGTTGGAGAACGCCCTCATCCTGGGCGTGATCGCCGCCACGGCCTCGCTGCGCCACCGGCCCTCCTACCTCTTCATCGGCAACCTGGCCCTGGCCGACGTCTTCGCCAGCTGCTTCTTCACCACCAGCTTCCTGGACTTCCATCTCTTCCGCCACAGCGACGGCCCCACCGCCTACCTCTTTAAGCTGGGCGGCGTCACCATGGCTTTCACCAACTCGGTGGGCAGCCTACTGCTGACCGCCCTGGACCGCTACCTGTGCATCCACCGGCCCTGCGGCTACAAGGTGCTGCTGACGCGGCGCCGCGCCCTGCTGGGGCTGTTGGTGCTCTGGAGCACCACCGTCTTCATCTCGTCCTTACCGCTGATGGGCTGGACGTGTCCTACTGGGCTGGCTTTGCCCTGCTCCCGCCTCTTTCCCTACATCAGCCGGGGCTACCTAGCCTGCTGGACTGGCTTCATCCTGGTCCTCCTGGCTCTCATCCTGGGGGCTTATGTCCTCATTCTGTGGAAAGCCCATCGCCATGAGGCCTCCATGACCGTTCTCCATGCAGGCCATGCCCGCATGAGGATGGACATCCGATTGGCGCGCACCTTCGGCCTGATCCTGCTCACGCTGGTGGGTTGCTGGCTCCCTGCGCTCTCCTTCATGCTGGCCGACGTCGCCGTGGTCCTGACTCACACCCAGCAGAGGGCCTTCGCCTTCTGCAGCACCCTCTGCCTTTTAAACTCCGCCGTCAACCCCCTGCTGTACGCCCTGCGCTGCCGGGAGCTGAGACTGGCCCTGCTGCACCTGCTGGAGGTCCTTGGCGAGGCTACCAAGTGTAAAAAGTCCAATCCCAGACATCCGCCCAGAGAGGACAACAACTGTGCGAGCCATTGTGACGTGGACCTGCCCAGAAGCTCACACTTTTGCACAGTGTTGGAAATGTTGGACAAGCAGTAG
- the pnrc2 gene encoding proline-rich nuclear receptor coactivator 2 — protein sequence MGGGGGERINIPGPHHERPKKKNHQLGRAKPRSPSGAVVAASATGGAGVLHRKGAVYHRSPEADKGAAVRFAVYEQNWEGAVSHLNTLLIAQGSPSYAGPKFSEPPSPSVLPKPPSHWVSFPIRGCDHREMMAFQLKSLLKVQA from the coding sequence ATGGGTGGTGGAGGCGGAGAGAGAATCAACATTCCAGGCCCTCACCACGAACGCCCCAAGAAGAAGAACCATCAGTTGGGCCGGGCCAAGCCGAGAAGCCCAAGCGGCGCCGTCGTGGCTGCGTCCGCCACAGGGGGTGCCGGCGTCCTCCACCGCAAGGGCGCCGTCTACCACAGGTCCCCAGAGGCCGACAAGGGCGCGGCCGTCCGATTTGCCGTGTACGAGCAGAACTGGGAGGGGGCCGTGTCCCACCTGAACACGCTCCTGATCGCCCAGGGCAGTCCCAGCTACGCCGGGCCCAAGTTCAGCGAGCCGCCCTCGCCCAGCGTGTTGCCCAAGCCCCCCAGTCACTGGGTGTCCTTCCCCATCAGGGGGTGTGACCACCGGGAGATGATGGCCTTCCAGCTCAAAAGCCTTTTAAAGGTGCAGGCCTGA